In Arthrobacter sp. PAMC25284, a single genomic region encodes these proteins:
- the msrB gene encoding peptide-methionine (R)-S-oxide reductase MsrB: protein MTSTPGTVPETPGTGTSGTETSGEADAGPVTAKTDEQWRQELTPEEYRVLRQAGTERPYTGEYWDTHATGVYQCRACGSELFTSREKFDSHCGWPSFWAPLADGTVRYIHDRTLGMERVEVRCAHCDSHLGHVFEGEGYGNPTDQRFCINSVSLKLVPADDAGA from the coding sequence GTGACCAGCACCCCCGGCACGGTCCCGGAAACGCCCGGCACCGGTACGTCGGGCACTGAAACGTCGGGCGAAGCCGACGCCGGCCCGGTCACAGCGAAAACGGATGAGCAGTGGCGTCAGGAACTGACGCCCGAGGAATACCGTGTGTTGCGCCAGGCAGGCACCGAGCGGCCGTACACCGGTGAGTACTGGGATACCCACGCCACCGGCGTCTATCAGTGCCGGGCATGCGGGTCCGAGCTTTTCACCAGCAGGGAGAAGTTCGACTCGCACTGCGGCTGGCCCTCGTTCTGGGCTCCGCTGGCGGACGGGACCGTCAGATATATCCATGACCGCACGCTGGGCATGGAACGTGTGGAGGTCCGCTGCGCGCACTGTGATTCCCATTTGGGCCACGTGTTCGAGGGCGAAGGCTATGGCAACCCGACGGACCAGCGGTTCTGCATCAACTCGGTCTCCCTCAAGCTCGTCCCCGCGGACGACGCCGGAGCCTGA
- a CDS encoding DUF6421 family protein, whose protein sequence is MTTTATTTTGPISSDARDWLRLKAAATELQALQVQDGSVPDTAAHEAAAGHVHTITAAVSALAPAFPHDARYLELLVADFDRWAGSGFGVPDFLDSLQAFQPQQHRINGLQHLVVFPMYTQNGSSNRFVEAVLIEVIWPEFIEGLEAGDYSNRLFVPIRFLDFTPGYDTNSAVLFPETVAVRETPTFTWGAIFADREAARFRRVLRAAADITSLQLPEDAAALLEDQELTQETFVMWDLIHDRTHMRGDLPFDPFMIKQRMPFFLYSLEELRCDLTAFRESVNIEKDEHADPEARRHAKLVQYAVIFDRIFRFAITGSRVRNYDGLGGQLLFAWMHQHHVLHWTDSKLSIDWDAAAGVVVELGAKIEELYWRSIDRPKTAHWLAAYELVSGTVTPHPASVWAKGPDALPLDGPPRGLTDQVLDDEFPLSMFYEALEKKMRPVIESTAGITAGSAADTATGSGTRAMNAA, encoded by the coding sequence ATGACTACGACTGCTACCACCACAACGGGTCCGATCAGTTCCGATGCCCGGGACTGGCTCCGGCTCAAGGCCGCCGCGACAGAGCTCCAGGCACTTCAGGTCCAGGACGGATCCGTCCCTGATACCGCAGCGCACGAAGCGGCTGCCGGGCATGTCCACACCATTACCGCTGCGGTCTCCGCCCTGGCGCCGGCCTTTCCACATGATGCCCGGTACCTGGAACTTCTCGTCGCAGACTTCGACCGCTGGGCCGGTTCCGGCTTCGGTGTTCCGGACTTCCTCGACTCGCTGCAGGCCTTCCAACCGCAGCAACACCGGATCAACGGTCTCCAGCACCTCGTGGTCTTCCCGATGTACACGCAGAACGGCAGCAGCAACCGCTTCGTGGAGGCTGTGCTGATCGAGGTCATCTGGCCTGAGTTCATCGAAGGACTCGAAGCAGGCGACTACTCCAACAGGCTTTTTGTGCCGATCCGTTTCCTCGATTTCACACCCGGCTACGACACCAACTCCGCCGTACTGTTTCCTGAGACCGTGGCCGTCCGGGAGACCCCGACGTTTACGTGGGGCGCGATCTTCGCCGACCGTGAGGCAGCCCGCTTCCGGCGCGTCCTGCGCGCTGCCGCGGACATTACCTCGCTGCAGCTGCCCGAGGACGCGGCGGCCCTGCTCGAAGATCAGGAGCTCACCCAGGAAACCTTCGTGATGTGGGACCTGATCCACGACCGCACCCACATGCGCGGGGACCTGCCGTTCGATCCCTTTATGATCAAGCAGCGCATGCCGTTCTTCCTCTATTCGCTCGAGGAACTGCGCTGCGACCTGACGGCGTTCCGGGAATCCGTGAACATCGAAAAGGACGAACACGCCGATCCGGAAGCTCGCCGGCACGCCAAGCTCGTCCAGTACGCCGTAATCTTCGACCGTATCTTTCGCTTCGCCATCACCGGCAGCCGCGTCCGCAACTACGACGGCCTCGGCGGGCAGCTGCTCTTCGCCTGGATGCACCAGCACCACGTCCTGCACTGGACCGACAGCAAACTCAGCATCGACTGGGACGCCGCTGCCGGCGTCGTGGTTGAACTCGGCGCCAAAATCGAGGAGCTCTACTGGCGCTCGATCGACCGGCCCAAGACGGCCCACTGGCTCGCTGCCTATGAGCTGGTCTCCGGCACCGTCACCCCCCACCCGGCCTCCGTCTGGGCCAAAGGACCCGACGCGTTGCCGCTGGACGGACCGCCGCGCGGGCTGACGGACCAGGTGCTCGACGACGAGTTCCCGCTGTCCATGTTCTACGAAGCGCTCGAGAAGAAGATGCGTCCAGTGATCGAGTCGACGGCCGGCATCACAGCCGGCTCAGCCGCGGACACAGCCACGGGCTCGGGTACCCGGGCCATGAACGCGGCATGA
- a CDS encoding low specificity L-threonine aldolase, translating into MTSTAVAAPANTAARLHDPSVRGFASDNYSGVHPEVLAALAAANEGHQVSYGEDEYTARLQQLMEEHFGEGIECFPVFNGTGANVLSLQSLLPRWGAVVCASTAHINMDENGAPERIGGIKLLQVPTPDGKLTPALIDREAWGWGDEHRAQPLAVSITQTTELGTCYTPEEVRAIADHVHAKGMTLHMDGARLANAAAHLGVPLRAFTRDAGVDILSFGGTKNGLLFGEVVIALNPAASPGLIFLRKMNMQLASKMRFMSAQFIALLDGDLWLRSASHANAMATRLRDGVKDIPGVELSQKTESNGVFAILPAGVADRLRASFRFYDWNEATREVRWMCSFDTTEDDVDSFLAAIRRELAAG; encoded by the coding sequence ATGACGAGCACTGCTGTAGCTGCCCCTGCGAACACCGCGGCGCGGCTCCATGATCCCTCCGTCCGGGGCTTCGCCTCGGACAACTATTCCGGCGTCCACCCCGAGGTGCTGGCGGCCCTCGCCGCCGCCAACGAGGGGCACCAGGTCTCCTATGGGGAGGACGAGTACACGGCGCGGTTGCAGCAGCTGATGGAGGAACACTTCGGTGAAGGGATCGAGTGCTTCCCGGTCTTCAACGGAACCGGCGCCAACGTCCTGTCCCTGCAGTCCCTGCTGCCGCGCTGGGGTGCCGTCGTCTGCGCGTCCACCGCGCACATCAACATGGATGAGAACGGCGCGCCGGAGCGGATTGGCGGCATCAAGCTGCTGCAGGTCCCGACGCCGGACGGTAAGCTCACGCCCGCGCTGATCGACCGCGAGGCCTGGGGCTGGGGCGACGAGCACCGCGCCCAGCCACTGGCCGTATCCATCACCCAGACCACCGAGCTCGGCACCTGCTACACCCCGGAAGAAGTCCGCGCCATCGCGGATCATGTCCACGCCAAGGGCATGACCCTTCATATGGACGGCGCCCGGCTGGCCAACGCCGCCGCGCACCTGGGCGTTCCGCTGCGGGCTTTCACCCGCGACGCCGGCGTCGACATCCTGTCCTTTGGCGGAACCAAGAACGGTCTGCTGTTCGGCGAGGTCGTGATTGCGCTGAACCCGGCAGCTTCCCCAGGACTGATCTTCCTGCGCAAGATGAACATGCAGCTCGCGTCGAAAATGCGGTTTATGTCAGCGCAGTTCATAGCCTTGCTGGACGGCGACCTCTGGTTGCGTTCGGCGTCGCACGCCAATGCCATGGCCACCCGTCTCCGCGACGGCGTCAAGGACATCCCCGGCGTGGAACTGAGCCAGAAGACGGAGTCGAACGGGGTGTTCGCCATCCTGCCCGCGGGGGTGGCGGACCGTCTGCGGGCGTCGTTCCGCTTCTACGACTGGAACGAGGCGACCCGCGAGGTCCGCTGGATGTGCTCCTTTGACACCACGGAGGACGACGTCGATTCGTTCCTGGCAGCCATCAGGCGCGAGTTGGCCGCCGGCTGA